The genome window GCGGCTCGTGTTTCCGACGAGACCGTCTTCATTACGCTGGCTGATGGCGGCGTTGGGGAGGTCGTTGAGCACGGGCCGACCGAGCGACTGTTCACCGTCCCGGCAGACCCGCGGACCGAGCAGTACATCACCGGACGCGTCGGATGATCGAGAGGTTGGCGGTGAGCGAGGAGGAGAGAGTGATACAGGGGCAGCCGCGTCTGCAATTCCCGGCGGTTGGTGCGGTCGCTATTGACCGCCCGATGGTCGATATCACGACATCCAGTCACAAGGTGGATGTCCGCGATCTAACGGTGCGCTATGGTACGTTCGTGGCGCTCCGCGAAATTACGCTAACGGTTCCACAGAACTCAGTCTTTGCCATCATCGGGCCGTCCGGTTCCGGCAAGTCGACGCTGCTGCGGGCGCTCAACCGTATGCACGACACGATCCCATCTGCGCAGGTCGAGGG of Thermomicrobiales bacterium contains these proteins:
- a CDS encoding ATP-binding cassette domain-containing protein translates to MSEEERVIQGQPRLQFPAVGAVAIDRPMVDITTSSHKVDVRDLTVRYGTFVALREITLTVPQNSVFAIIGPSGSGKSTLLRALNRMHDTIPSAQVEG